From a single Candidatus Hydrogenedentota bacterium genomic region:
- a CDS encoding phosphatidate cytidylyltransferase: MGDNALKTRLLTAVAILGVLLSLIWAPILEFFFAIFITGLAAYGLREYHRMVENRQIETETVGGILIGAAVTFSGYFHHHETLALALYGGCAAVALLHMARGRFSLAGFACSIFGVVYIGWFGGHMLLLRGIPQYGAGLVTMTIAAVALTDGAAYLVGSVIGKHRLAPVLSPKKSWEGAIGGFMAAIIGMGVIYLLANVAGWQAFPAWSLKRYCFIGAMLSVAGQIGDLAESTLKRSAGVKDSGTFFPGHGGVLDRADSYLFATPLAYYLVAPLFHS; encoded by the coding sequence ATGGGTGACAACGCGCTAAAAACCCGTCTGTTGACGGCCGTGGCCATTCTGGGCGTCCTGCTTTCCCTGATTTGGGCGCCGATTCTGGAATTCTTCTTCGCGATCTTCATTACGGGCCTCGCGGCCTACGGCCTGCGCGAATATCACCGCATGGTCGAGAACCGCCAAATCGAAACCGAGACCGTCGGCGGCATCCTCATCGGCGCCGCCGTGACGTTCAGCGGATACTTCCATCACCACGAAACCCTCGCGCTCGCGCTCTACGGCGGCTGCGCGGCCGTGGCGTTGCTGCACATGGCGCGCGGCCGGTTTTCGCTGGCGGGTTTCGCCTGCTCGATTTTCGGCGTCGTGTACATCGGCTGGTTCGGCGGGCACATGCTGTTGCTTCGCGGCATTCCGCAATATGGCGCGGGACTGGTGACAATGACCATCGCCGCCGTTGCCTTGACCGACGGCGCCGCCTATCTGGTCGGCTCCGTCATCGGAAAACACCGCCTGGCGCCCGTGTTGAGTCCCAAGAAATCGTGGGAAGGCGCGATTGGCGGATTCATGGCGGCGATCATCGGCATGGGCGTAATCTATCTTCTGGCCAACGTCGCGGGCTGGCAGGCGTTTCCCGCATGGTCGCTCAAGCGCTATTGCTTCATCGGCGCGATGCTGTCCGTTGCGGGACAAATCGGCGATCTCGCCGAATCCACCCTCAAACGTTCGGCCGGCGTCAAGGATTCCGGCACATTCTTCCCCGGCCACGGCGGGGTGCTTGATCGGGCGGACAGTTACCTGTTCGCAACACCTTTGGCCTATTACCTCGTTGCGCCGCTGTTTCATTCCTAA
- the rpsB gene encoding 30S ribosomal protein S2: MAVVTMRQLLEAGIHFGHQRRRWNPKMARFIFGQRNGIYIIDLQKTLRQLTKAYVCVRDIVADGGNILFVGTKKQAQEAVAREAQRCGMYYVNNRWLGGTLTNWETIRQSIRNLENLEEMSATGKLDEMFTKKEAIQKRKLAEKINKNLCGIKKMPGIPQAMFVIDAKKEAIAVREAERCGIPCIGIVDTNCDPDMVPIPIPGNDDAIRAVSLFCSVIADAVLEGRMRADKVFAEREAEQKRQREARAAEKQAATEAERAEESYANEEDEKE; the protein is encoded by the coding sequence ATGGCAGTAGTAACCATGCGGCAACTGCTGGAAGCCGGGATTCATTTCGGGCACCAGCGCCGTCGCTGGAATCCGAAAATGGCGCGGTTCATCTTCGGCCAGCGAAACGGCATTTACATCATTGATTTGCAGAAAACCCTGCGCCAACTTACGAAGGCGTACGTGTGCGTGCGGGACATTGTCGCGGACGGCGGCAACATCCTGTTCGTCGGCACGAAGAAACAGGCGCAGGAAGCGGTCGCCCGCGAAGCGCAACGCTGCGGAATGTACTACGTGAACAACCGCTGGCTCGGCGGCACTCTGACCAATTGGGAAACCATCCGGCAGAGCATCCGGAATCTCGAGAATCTGGAAGAGATGTCGGCCACGGGCAAACTCGACGAGATGTTCACCAAGAAGGAAGCCATACAGAAGCGGAAATTGGCCGAAAAAATCAATAAAAACCTTTGCGGCATCAAGAAAATGCCGGGCATTCCGCAGGCGATGTTTGTCATTGACGCAAAGAAGGAAGCAATCGCGGTGCGCGAAGCCGAACGGTGCGGCATTCCGTGCATCGGCATCGTGGATACCAACTGCGATCCGGACATGGTTCCGATACCGATCCCCGGCAATGACGATGCCATTCGCGCCGTAAGCCTGTTCTGTTCGGTCATTGCCGACGCGGTGCTTGAAGGCCGCATGCGGGCCGACAAGGTCTTTGCGGAACGCGAAGCGGAACAGAAGCGTCAACGCGAAGCCCGCGCGGCGGAAAAGCAGGCCGCCACGGAAGCGGAACGCGCCGAAGAGTCGTACGCAAACGAAGAAGACGAGAAGGAGTAG
- the tsf gene encoding translation elongation factor Ts: MAFTAKDVVTLREMTNAGMMDCKKALNETNGDMDAAVKWLREHGMAQSSKRAARVASQGMVASYIHMGGKIGVLVEVNCETDFAARSEPFQAFCKDICLQVCSASPRWVAREDVPAAEIAAEKEIYMIRARETGKPEKVLDKIADGMLNKWYKEVCLMEQPFVKNPDQTIEQLTKELSGRIGEKIDIRRFVRFQLGEGIEKKESNLADEVAQAIAEAKGN; the protein is encoded by the coding sequence ATGGCATTCACGGCAAAAGACGTGGTAACCCTCCGCGAGATGACAAACGCGGGGATGATGGATTGCAAAAAAGCGTTGAACGAAACAAACGGCGACATGGACGCCGCGGTCAAATGGCTGCGCGAACACGGCATGGCGCAGTCCTCGAAGCGTGCCGCCCGCGTGGCCAGCCAAGGCATGGTCGCCTCGTATATTCACATGGGCGGAAAAATCGGCGTGTTGGTCGAGGTCAACTGCGAGACGGATTTCGCCGCGCGATCCGAACCGTTCCAGGCATTCTGCAAGGATATCTGCCTGCAGGTTTGTTCGGCCTCGCCCCGGTGGGTCGCCCGTGAAGACGTGCCCGCCGCCGAAATCGCCGCCGAAAAAGAGATTTACATGATTCGCGCCCGCGAAACGGGCAAACCCGAAAAGGTTTTGGATAAAATCGCAGACGGCATGCTCAACAAATGGTACAAGGAAGTGTGCCTCATGGAACAACCCTTCGTGAAGAATCCCGATCAGACCATCGAGCAGCTCACGAAGGAACTCAGCGGACGCATCGGCGAAAAAATAGACATTCGCCGCTTCGTGCGGTTCCAACTCGGCGAAGGCATCGAAAAGAAAGAATCGAACCTTGCCGATGAGGTGGCCCAGGCCATCGCGGAAGCCAAGGGAAACTGA
- the lysS gene encoding lysine--tRNA ligase, which produces MNDEAHHSTEQDLIKHRLNKLERIRGRGDEPFKYTFARSCMIAEARAKYEAAEAEGLAHDANDISVALAGRMTAFRSHGKSSFADLRDESGRIQIYLNQKALGEEAYAALDDLDLGDFIGVHGKVKRTRTGEITVFAESYTILTKSLRALPEKYHGLTDIETRYRQRYLDMVSNPEVLDVFRKRIGVVSHLREWLTARGFLEVETPMLHPIAGGATARPFITHHNTYDRDLYLRIAPELYLKRLIVGGFERVFEINRNFRNEGVDTRHNPEFTMMELYEAYQDYLGLMEETEEMLVSVIENVTGGLSFEYLGETINAQRPWKRLTLLGAIREFAGIDLEKTRDRDEAAAMAKSIGVEVDSTMGYGKIVDAVMSEKVQPNLVQPTFLYDYPIEISPLAKRHRNNPMLTERYQVFIGRLELCNAFSELNDPIDQRERFMEQLKLRERGDDEAQRLDEDFITALEVGMPPTAGLGVGIDRLAMLLTNSPSIRDVILFPQLRVI; this is translated from the coding sequence ATGAACGACGAAGCGCATCACTCGACCGAACAGGACTTGATTAAGCACCGGCTAAACAAACTGGAACGCATCCGTGGACGCGGCGACGAGCCGTTCAAGTACACGTTTGCGCGTTCCTGCATGATCGCCGAAGCGCGCGCGAAGTATGAGGCCGCGGAAGCCGAAGGGCTGGCGCATGACGCTAACGATATATCGGTTGCGCTGGCGGGGCGCATGACGGCGTTTCGCAGCCACGGCAAGAGCAGCTTTGCCGACCTGCGCGACGAATCCGGACGGATTCAGATCTATCTCAACCAGAAAGCATTAGGCGAAGAGGCGTATGCCGCATTGGATGATCTCGACTTGGGCGATTTCATCGGCGTCCACGGAAAGGTCAAGCGCACACGAACGGGCGAAATCACGGTTTTTGCCGAATCCTATACGATCCTTACGAAGTCGTTGCGCGCGTTGCCGGAAAAGTACCACGGCCTGACGGACATCGAGACGCGCTACCGCCAGCGGTATCTCGACATGGTGTCGAATCCCGAAGTGCTCGACGTGTTCCGCAAACGAATCGGCGTCGTTTCGCATTTGCGCGAATGGCTCACGGCGCGCGGCTTCCTCGAAGTCGAGACGCCCATGCTGCACCCGATTGCCGGCGGCGCCACGGCGCGCCCCTTCATCACCCATCACAACACCTACGACCGCGATCTTTACCTTCGCATCGCGCCGGAACTGTACCTCAAGCGACTGATCGTCGGCGGTTTCGAGCGCGTGTTCGAGATCAATCGCAACTTCCGCAACGAGGGCGTGGACACACGGCACAACCCCGAATTCACGATGATGGAGTTGTACGAGGCCTACCAAGACTACCTTGGCCTGATGGAAGAAACCGAGGAAATGCTGGTTTCCGTCATCGAGAACGTGACGGGCGGATTGTCGTTCGAATACCTGGGCGAAACCATCAACGCACAACGCCCGTGGAAACGTCTCACGCTGCTCGGCGCGATCCGCGAGTTCGCCGGCATTGATCTCGAAAAGACCCGCGACCGCGACGAAGCCGCGGCCATGGCTAAGAGCATAGGCGTTGAGGTTGATTCAACGATGGGCTACGGCAAAATCGTGGACGCCGTCATGAGCGAGAAGGTCCAGCCGAACCTCGTCCAGCCAACCTTCCTTTACGACTATCCGATCGAGATTTCGCCGCTGGCCAAACGCCATCGCAACAATCCGATGCTTACCGAGCGATACCAGGTCTTCATCGGGCGGCTGGAACTGTGCAATGCGTTTTCCGAGTTGAACGACCCGATTGACCAGCGGGAACGCTTCATGGAACAACTCAAGTTGCGCGAACGCGGCGACGACGAAGCGCAACGGCTCGACGAGGATTTCATCACCGCCCTCGAAGTCGGCATGCCGCCAACCGCCGGCCTCGGCGTCGGCATTGATCGCCTCGCAATGCTCCTCACCAACTCCCCAAGTATCCGCGACGTGATCCTGTTTCCGCAGTTGCGCGTTATCTGA
- the pyrH gene encoding UMP kinase: MSTPKYRRILLKLSGEALQGSTSGGIDFATLNTFADEVADARAMGVEIGLVVGGGNIYRGVNGADTGVDRPTGDYMGMLATVINALAIQAVLEKRGVPTRVMTAIEMRPVAEPYIRRRAVRHLEKGRIVIFGAGTGNPFFTTDSAAALRASEIGAQILFKATKVDGVYNSDPVTNPAATKFDSLSYSEVLAKNLRVMDAAAISLCRDNAIPILVFNLRRPGSIIEALRGASIGTIVEGN; the protein is encoded by the coding sequence GTGTCCACCCCGAAGTACAGACGGATCCTGCTCAAACTCAGCGGAGAAGCGCTGCAAGGGTCCACTTCGGGCGGAATTGATTTCGCCACGCTGAACACATTCGCGGATGAAGTGGCAGACGCCCGCGCGATGGGCGTTGAAATCGGACTGGTCGTCGGAGGCGGCAACATTTATCGCGGCGTGAACGGCGCGGATACAGGTGTTGACCGCCCCACCGGCGATTACATGGGCATGCTGGCAACCGTCATCAATGCGCTGGCGATACAAGCCGTGCTGGAGAAGCGCGGCGTTCCCACGCGCGTCATGACGGCCATCGAGATGCGACCCGTCGCCGAGCCGTATATACGGCGTCGCGCGGTGCGCCACCTCGAAAAGGGGCGCATTGTCATCTTCGGCGCGGGCACCGGCAATCCCTTCTTCACGACGGACAGCGCCGCCGCGCTGCGGGCGAGTGAAATCGGCGCGCAAATCCTTTTCAAGGCGACCAAGGTGGACGGCGTTTACAACTCGGACCCGGTCACCAATCCCGCGGCAACAAAATTCGACTCTTTGTCGTATTCCGAAGTGCTTGCAAAGAATCTGCGCGTGATGGACGCCGCCGCGATTTCGCTGTGCCGCGACAACGCCATTCCGATTCTGGTATTCAACCTGCGACGCCCCGGCAGCATCATCGAAGCCCTCCGGGGCGCTTCCATCGGAACCATCGTCGAGGGGAACTGA
- the frr gene encoding ribosome recycling factor yields the protein MSKALEKEAREKMQKSLDAFKMELTHIRTGRASIGLVDSIEVDAYGSKMKLSQVGTVTAPEPRLLVIAPWDKTQLHAIEKAILASPLNLTPSNDGRVIRIPFPPLTEERRKDLVKLVGKMAEEARIAVRNTRRHVVDTAKKMQKDGELPEDEAHKLTADIQKITDDFIAKVDEAFKAKEAEIMEV from the coding sequence ATGTCGAAAGCGCTTGAAAAAGAAGCCCGCGAAAAGATGCAAAAAAGCCTGGACGCCTTCAAGATGGAGTTGACGCATATCCGAACCGGCCGCGCCTCCATCGGGCTGGTTGACAGCATCGAGGTGGATGCCTACGGCTCAAAGATGAAACTCAGTCAAGTCGGCACGGTCACGGCGCCCGAACCCCGGCTGCTCGTTATAGCCCCTTGGGATAAAACACAACTCCATGCCATCGAAAAGGCCATCCTGGCGTCCCCCCTGAACCTCACGCCCAGCAACGACGGCCGGGTCATTCGCATCCCATTCCCGCCGCTGACCGAGGAACGGCGCAAAGATCTCGTGAAACTCGTCGGCAAAATGGCGGAGGAAGCGCGCATCGCCGTGCGCAACACGCGGAGGCATGTCGTTGACACGGCGAAGAAAATGCAAAAGGACGGGGAACTACCCGAAGACGAAGCCCATAAACTGACCGCCGACATCCAGAAGATTACCGACGATTTCATCGCCAAGGTGGACGAGGCGTTCAAGGCCAAAGAAGCGGAAATCATGGAAGTCTGA
- a CDS encoding aspartate aminotransferase family protein — protein MGDHERHNPIIPPEGMDKGELLERLRAMAGDDVRWREHRVFALVYDLSPEHLDFLQEAYGLFFATNALNPMAFKSLRIMEHEVVSMTANLLHGGANAAGVMTSGGTESLLLPVLAYRQRARARRPWIRRPEILVPDSAHPALMKAGEYFDVRIVRTPLMPDFRVDVDAMRRRITSNTIAIVGSAPCYPYGVIDPIEALADLAREHGIGLHVDACLGGFLLPWVERAGHPLPLWDFRVPGVTSISADVHKYGYAAKGASVIVYRSMDLLRHQFFADADWCGGVYASTSLPGTRPGGAIAAAWASLMAIGENGFKDNARRMLAVTERFKEGVQGIPPLEILGHPPVGVMAIGSHDRKIGAFAVADFLGDRGWHVDRLQRPESIHLILNPGHAHIAEDYFNDLQAAVEYVRTHPDSSLEGSAPMYGLVAKAPMRRMVKRNVLQVLERLHTNDAYTDNATHLPAPLLGLMRLRARVARLLGR, from the coding sequence ATGGGAGACCACGAACGTCATAACCCGATCATTCCGCCGGAAGGAATGGATAAGGGCGAATTGCTGGAACGCTTGCGCGCCATGGCGGGCGATGACGTCCGATGGCGCGAACATCGCGTGTTTGCGCTCGTTTACGACCTGTCGCCGGAACATTTGGATTTTTTACAGGAAGCCTACGGCCTCTTCTTCGCGACCAACGCCCTGAATCCGATGGCGTTCAAAAGTCTGCGAATCATGGAGCACGAGGTCGTTTCCATGACCGCGAATCTTCTTCACGGCGGCGCGAATGCCGCCGGCGTGATGACCTCGGGCGGAACGGAAAGCCTGCTGTTGCCGGTGCTGGCGTACCGGCAGCGCGCGCGGGCGCGGCGGCCCTGGATTCGCCGCCCCGAAATCCTCGTTCCCGATTCCGCGCATCCCGCCCTCATGAAAGCCGGCGAATATTTCGACGTCCGAATCGTCCGCACGCCGCTTATGCCGGATTTCCGTGTGGATGTGGACGCCATGCGGCGCCGCATCACGTCGAACACGATCGCGATCGTCGGTTCCGCGCCGTGTTATCCCTACGGCGTCATCGATCCGATCGAAGCATTGGCGGATCTCGCGCGCGAACACGGGATAGGCTTGCATGTGGACGCCTGCCTGGGCGGTTTTCTTTTACCATGGGTTGAACGCGCAGGGCATCCGCTTCCGCTGTGGGATTTCCGGGTTCCGGGCGTCACTTCGATTTCCGCCGATGTCCATAAATACGGATACGCGGCGAAAGGCGCATCAGTCATCGTCTACCGCTCGATGGATCTGTTGCGTCATCAGTTTTTCGCGGATGCGGATTGGTGCGGCGGCGTGTACGCGTCCACCTCGCTGCCGGGCACGCGGCCCGGCGGCGCGATTGCGGCGGCATGGGCCTCGCTGATGGCCATCGGGGAAAACGGATTCAAGGACAACGCCCGCCGCATGCTCGCCGTCACCGAACGATTCAAGGAAGGCGTCCAAGGCATTCCGCCGCTCGAAATTTTGGGCCATCCGCCGGTGGGCGTCATGGCCATCGGATCGCATGATCGGAAAATCGGCGCCTTTGCCGTGGCCGATTTTCTCGGCGATCGCGGCTGGCATGTAGACCGGCTACAGCGGCCCGAAAGCATCCATCTCATCCTGAATCCGGGCCACGCGCACATCGCGGAGGACTATTTCAACGATTTGCAGGCGGCGGTCGAATACGTGCGGACGCATCCCGACTCCTCGCTCGAAGGCAGCGCCCCGATGTACGGGCTTGTGGCCAAGGCGCCCATGCGTCGGATGGTCAAGCGCAATGTCCTCCAAGTGCTCGAACGCCTGCATACGAACGACGCTTACACAGACAACGCGACGCACCTCCCCGCCCCCTTGCTGGGCCTGATGCGCCTGCGCGCACGCGTTGCGCGGCTACTGGGCCGTTAG
- the uppS gene encoding polyprenyl diphosphate synthase encodes MRRMPKAELDLARLPRHIAIIMDGNGRWAERHGVSHEEGHEAGAKSVRAVIEGCREIGIETLSLYAFSTENWKRSDREVNALFTLLSKYVHLEIENIHKEDIRVTIMGRREGLSDRVLQDLDHCMNLTRNNKAMTVNVALNYGGRGEIVDAAKAFAADVAAGKVPPDQLDEAGFARYLYVPDLPELDLLIRTSGEMRVSNFMLWQLSYAEIVPMRVLWPDFRKRHLREAIAQYQARQRRFGGR; translated from the coding sequence ATGCGACGCATGCCCAAGGCGGAACTGGACCTGGCGCGGCTGCCACGCCATATTGCCATCATCATGGATGGAAATGGACGTTGGGCCGAACGCCACGGCGTAAGCCATGAAGAAGGCCACGAGGCGGGCGCCAAAAGCGTGCGGGCGGTCATCGAGGGATGCCGTGAAATCGGTATTGAAACCCTGTCGTTGTACGCGTTTTCCACGGAAAACTGGAAGCGTTCCGATCGCGAGGTGAACGCCCTGTTCACCCTCCTTAGCAAATACGTCCACCTGGAAATCGAAAACATCCACAAGGAAGACATCCGCGTCACGATTATGGGACGCCGCGAAGGTCTCAGTGATCGCGTCCTTCAGGATCTCGACCATTGCATGAACCTGACCCGAAACAACAAGGCGATGACCGTCAACGTCGCGTTGAATTACGGGGGCCGTGGCGAAATTGTGGATGCGGCCAAGGCCTTTGCCGCCGACGTGGCGGCGGGCAAGGTCCCCCCGGACCAACTGGACGAGGCCGGCTTCGCGCGCTATCTGTACGTGCCGGATCTGCCGGAACTTGATCTGCTCATTCGGACCAGCGGCGAAATGCGCGTCAGCAATTTCATGCTTTGGCAATTGTCCTACGCGGAAATCGTGCCCATGCGCGTGTTGTGGCCCGACTTCCGCAAACGCCACCTGCGCGAGGCCATTGCGCAATACCAGGCGCGCCAACGGCGCTTCGGCGGACGCTGA
- the prfB gene encoding peptide chain release factor 2, with amino-acid sequence MYELEISRLKEYQERLQELRKCLNVEGARTQIVSIEHQMAAAGFWDDPDTAQKALQKLKTLKASISAPDDLHKELEDALAFAELAREEADESLAPEILSHTNMIEERLKLLELNSLFTDPRDAKNVILSIHPGAGGTESCDWAEMLFRMIMRFCERREYVTEVVDYLPGEEAGLKSATITIAGPFAYGNLRSEAGVHRLVRISPFDAAKRRHTSFVAIEVLTEVDENIEIEIREEDLKMDVFRSSGAGGQKVNKTSSAVRLTHLPTGIVVACQIERSQHRNRATALQFLKAKLYDRELKRQESELAAQRDGQQDVAWGSQIRSYVLHPYQMIKDHRTGVETSNVDRVLDGDLDMFIEGYLKWDLHRKSRPGKTGD; translated from the coding sequence ATGTACGAACTGGAAATCAGCCGTTTGAAGGAATACCAAGAACGGTTGCAGGAATTACGCAAGTGTCTGAATGTCGAAGGCGCCAGGACCCAGATTGTCTCCATCGAACATCAGATGGCCGCCGCCGGATTTTGGGACGACCCCGATACCGCCCAGAAGGCCCTTCAAAAACTGAAGACGCTCAAAGCGTCCATCAGCGCCCCGGACGATCTACACAAGGAACTGGAAGATGCCTTGGCCTTTGCCGAACTGGCCCGGGAAGAAGCCGACGAGTCGCTGGCCCCGGAAATCCTCAGCCACACAAACATGATCGAAGAAAGGTTAAAACTTCTCGAATTGAACAGCCTGTTTACGGATCCCCGCGATGCCAAAAATGTCATCTTGAGCATTCATCCCGGGGCGGGCGGAACGGAATCGTGCGACTGGGCGGAAATGCTGTTCCGCATGATTATGCGTTTCTGTGAACGGCGTGAATACGTGACCGAAGTCGTGGATTACCTGCCCGGCGAAGAGGCCGGACTCAAGAGCGCCACAATTACAATCGCCGGACCCTTCGCATACGGCAATCTGCGGTCGGAGGCGGGAGTCCACCGACTCGTGCGAATTTCACCGTTCGACGCCGCCAAACGCCGCCACACGTCGTTCGTCGCCATTGAAGTCCTAACGGAAGTGGACGAAAACATTGAAATCGAAATACGCGAGGAAGACCTCAAGATGGACGTGTTCCGTTCAAGCGGCGCGGGCGGACAAAAGGTCAACAAGACCAGTTCCGCGGTGCGCCTGACGCATCTGCCGACGGGGATTGTTGTCGCGTGCCAGATCGAGCGGTCACAACATCGCAACCGCGCAACGGCTCTCCAGTTCCTGAAGGCCAAATTGTACGATCGCGAACTCAAACGACAGGAGTCGGAACTGGCCGCGCAACGCGACGGCCAGCAGGACGTGGCATGGGGAAGCCAGATCCGCAGCTACGTGCTGCATCCGTACCAGATGATCAAAGACCACCGGACAGGCGTCGAAACCAGTAATGTTGACCGCGTCCTCGATGGCGATCTCGACATGTTCATCGAAGGCTATCTCAAATGGGATCTACACCGGAAAAGCAGACCGGGAAAGACAGGCGACTAA